ATGACGCGGCGTCCTTGAGGACTTTGTATGATTGATTTAAAATCCATGACACTGGAGGAACTCAGCGGATTTCTCCGTTCTATGGGAGAGCCGGCCTTTCGCGGACGGCAGGTATTCACTTGGCTGCATAAAGGTGTCTCCTCTTTTGATGAGATGAGCAACCTCTCCAAGGCCCTGCGGGAAAAGCTGAAAGAGCAGTGCATTCTCACAGTTCCCCGGGTGGCGAAAAAGCAGGTATCCGCCCGGGACGGAACGATCAAATATCTGTGGCAGATGGCGGATGGCAACTGTGTGGAGTCCGTGCTGATGCGCTACCACCATGGAAATACGGTATGCATCTCTTCTCAGGTGGGCTGCCGGATGGGCTGTGCCTTCTGTGCATCCACAATTGCTGGAAAGGTAAGAAACTTGACACCTGCTGAGATGCTAGATCAGGTGCTGTTTACCCAACAGGATTCTGGAGCAGAGGTCTCTAACATTGTACTGATGGGCATTGGAGAGCCGATGGATAATCTGGACAACGTTCTGCGGTTTTTGGAGCTGGTGAATCATCCGGACGGTATAAACATTGGTATGCGTCATATCTCCCTGTCCACCTGCGGTGTGATTCCGGGGATCGCACGCCTTGCAGAGCTGGGGCTGCAGCTGACTCTGAGCATCTCACTCCACGCGCCGGACAGCGAAACCCGCTCGAAAATTATGCCAGTGAACCGGGCCTATGATGTGGAGGCGCTGTTTGCCGCCTGCCACGAGTATTTCCGGAAAACCGGACGGCGTATTTCCTTTGAGTATGCCATGATTGACGGCGTCAATGACCATGACTGGCAGGCGGATCTGATTGCAAAGAGGCTTCGCGGCATGCCGGGACATGTGAATTTAATCCCGCTCAACGAGGTGACGGAGAGTCCCTTCCGCCCCTCACGAAGAATGGCGGCATTTCAAAAGCAACTAGAGGCGCAGGGGATCACCGCCACAGTACGGCGTAGTTTAGGCGGCGATATCGACGCCTCCTGCGGCCAGCTCCGCCGGAGAGCGATGGAAGAAGAGAAGAAAGGGGAGCAAGGATGCAAGTTTGGGGTGTGACGGATATCGGCCTGGTTCGTAAGGAAAATCAGGACGCGTATCTGGTCCGCGAGAGCGGAGGCCATACCATCTGTGTGGTTTGTGATGGAATGGGCGGCGCGGCGGGCGGCCGCCTGGCCAGCCAGATCGCCACGGAGACCTTTGTAGATGAGCTGGAGCGGCTGCTGGCACCAGGCATGGAGCCGGAACAGCTGCTATCTGTCTCTGCCCGGGCCGTTTTCGCAGCAAACCAGGCGGTTCGGGAGGCTGCGGCAGAGTCGGAAGCTTACCAGAACATGGGGACCACACTGGTGGCCGCCGTGTCCTATGCAGGCGGTACGGTTGTCACCAACGTAGGAGACAGCCGGGCCTACCATGTTACTAGGGAGGGCATTACCCGCGTCACGAAGGACCACTCTCTGGTGGAGCGCATGGTGGACCGGGGAGATATTACCGCCGAGGAGGCCCGCCGCCATCCCAGCCGCAATCTGATTACCCGGGCGCTGGGACCAGACGCGGATGCCCAATGTGATGGCTACATCTGCCCCATGGAGTCGGGCGAGTACCTTTTGCTGTGTACAGATGGCCTGGTCAACACAGTAACCGATCAAGAGATGCTCTTCGAAGTGATCCACGGCGCGGAGCCGGACACCAGCTTGGACCGGATGCTGGAGATCGCCAAAAAGCAGGGCGCACCGGACAATGTGACGGCTGTGCTGATGCGCAAGCTGTAAGAGAGGAGGAGAGCCATGGATCAGTACATTGGAAAAATGCTGGATAACCGCTATGAAATCCTTGAGCGTATTGGGACTGGAGGCATGGCAGTGGTCTACAAGGCCAAGTGTCATCGGCTGAACCGGCTGGTTGCAGTGAAGATTTTGAAATCGGACCTGGCCCAAGATGAGGATTTCCGCCGCCGCTTCAACGCGGAATCCCAGGCGGTTGCGCAGCTCTCTCATCCCAACATCGTCTCCGTCTACGATGTCTCCCGCGGCGGCGATACCGAGTATATTGTCATGGAACTCATTGACGGCATCACACTGAAGCAGTATATGGAAAAGCGCGGCCAGCTCAACTGGCGGGAGACGCTGCATTTTATCACTCAGATCATGCGGGGACTCTCTCACGCCCACAGCCGGGGCATTGTCCACCGGGACATCAAGCCCCAGAACATCATGGTTCTGCGAGACGGCAGTGTGAAGGTGGCTGATTTCGGCATCGCGTGTTTGGAAAATGCCGCTCAGACCCTGACCCAGGAGGCGTTGGGCTCTGTCCATTATATCTCGCCGGAGCAAGCCAGAGGCGACCGGATCGACGCCCGCAGCGACATTTATTCTGCCGGCGTGGTGCTCTATGAGATGTTGACGGGCCGGCTGCCCTTTGAGGGAGACTCCGCTGTTTCCGTGGCTATCCAGCATCTCAGCTCCATCCCTCTGGCGCCCCGGGAGATTAATAAGGACATCCCCGAACAGCTGGAGTTGATCTGCATGAAGGCCATGGCGCCGGATCTGGAGCGGCGCTATCACGATGCGGAGGCCATGATTGCCGATTTGGAGGCGTTTCGGAAGAATCCAGGTGTAAACCTGGACTTTGAGCTCTCTGACCTGCGGCCGGAGGACGCGGACGAGCCAACGCAGGCGTTGCGCACCTCCGCTGTTCGCAGCGGCGCGGCTGCCGTGCATCGGTCAGCTCCTCCCCGGGAGCGCCGCCGGGAGTATGACGACTATGAGGAGCCGCCCCACCGCAGCAAAAAACAGACGGCACTGATTGCACTTGCCGCAGTCCTGGCCACTGTCCTGGCCGTCACATTGATCCGCTCTATCCTGGGGTCCTTTACCGGAGTGACGGACCAATATGAGGTCCAGAATCTGGTGGGGTTGACAGTGCGTGAGGCCCAGGAAAAGGAAGGCGTCAAGGATATCTTTGAGGTCCGGGAGGTGGGCAGCGAATTCAGCGCGGAGTATGATGCAGGACTGATTGTCCGGCAATCTCCCGATGCAGGAGAACAACGCAAGGGAGAGGGCTTGGTGATTGAGGTATGGGTCAGCGCCGGCGAGGACGTGGGTGCCATGATCGACGTGACGGGAAAAACGGAGGCCGAGGCGAGAATCGCGCTGCGAGAGCTGAAGGACCAATATGACCTGACCATTGAGGCACTGGAAGAGGACCAGAAATACGACGATATGGATGCCGGAAAGGTCATCTCCACGACTCCCGCAGAGGGAGAACCTCTCAAGGAGGGAGATACCGTGTATCTGGTCCTCAGCAAAGGCCCTGAGCCGGTCACAGTTCCTGTGCTGACAGGATTGGACATTGAGACAGTACTGGCCCAGGCAGACCAGGTGGGACTTCACTATACTGTGACAGAGGAGTACAATGAACAGGCCAAGGGTATCATCCTGGATCAGGATCCGGTTGCCAAAACCGAGGTTCCCAAGGGGTCCGAGGTGAAGCTAGTGGTCAGCAAGGGACCTGAGAACTCTGACGGCGGCAATTCTTGGTCTCCGGGGACGGATATTGTGAACTTCCCCCTGCCCAGCAACAAGGCGGAGGGCTATTTGAAGGTGTTCCAGGATGGCGGTCTGATTTTCCAGGGGACCGTGGACTGTACCTTGGGAAATTATTCTCGGGAAATCTCGGCCAGCGGTGAGACCCATATTGTGGCCTATCTGGACGATGAAGTGATCTATGACAAGATCATCACGATTGACCCCTATTATGACTGAGGGGCGGATTCAAAAAGCCCTCAGCGGCTTCTATTATGTGGACACTGGCCATGAGATTGTGACCTGCCGTGCCAGGGGAAAGTTTCGGAGAGAGGGAATTTCCCCGTTGGTAGGAGACCGGGTGGAAATTCAGGAAGTGGGCAATGGTGAGGGCGTGGTGGAGACGATTCTCCCTCGCCGAAATGCCTTTGTCCGGCCGGCGGTGGCCAATATTGACCAGATGGTGGTGGTGGCTTCCGGCGCCATTCCAAGGACAGACCCGTTTCTCATTGACCGGGTGGCTGCCATTGCCGCGCTGATGGGCTGCGACGTGTTGGTTCTGCTGAATAAGTGCGATCTGGATCGTGCAGATGAGCTCTATCAGACCTACCAAGCGGCCGGATTTCCCACATTGCGGATCAGCGCCGAGACCGGCGAGGGTCTGGAAGACTTACCCCCCCTGATCGCGGGGAAGCTATCGGCTTTCACGGGCAACTCGGGTGTTGGAAAATCCAGCGTGCTCAACGCGCTGGACCCTGGCTTTTCCCTACAAGTAGGCGAGGTTAGTGACGCACTGGGCCGGGGACGCCACACTACCCGCCACGTGGAGCTCTACCGCCTGAGCTGCGGAGCGGAGGTGGTGGACTCGCCGGGATTTTCCTCCTTTGAGACAACCGAGTTGAATCTAGAGCTCAAGCGCCGTCTGCCGGAGACATTTTTAGAATTTGCCCCCTATCTGGATCGGTGTCGTTTCCAGGGGTGCAGCCATACTAAGGAACAGGGCTGTGCCGTGCGGGAAGCCCTGCGGGCAGGGAAAATTCAAAAAAGCCGCTATGCCAGTTATCTGCGGCTTTACGAGGAGCTCAAGCCCTTACGGGATTGGCAGGAGGCCAAACGGGCAAAGGGCCGATCCATATAAGCTGTTAAGGATGTAGAAGAGAGCCGTGGAATCTATAAGAGTCCGCGGCTCTCTTGTTATGCAAAAGCATAACCATTATGACAGAGTGGCCATCAACATTCAGTACATGGGGTTACGTCAAAATCTCATCAATACTTTTCTGGTAGTCGCCGCATGATTTATGTACCAGGGACAGCCCCAGGCGTATATACTGTCTCAGAAGAGAGGAGGTGTGGCACGTGTTTCGAGGAGGAGGCAACGGATGCTGGCTGCTTGGCTTTTGCGCGGTGGCGTTGGGCGCTGGGATTCTTATCGCAGCCATTTTTCCCGTGGGAGCCTTGATGTTTCTGGTAGCATTTTTGCTGATCGCATGTGGCTGCGCCTGCTGCCGTCGTTAGAAAGGAGTCGTTTATGAACATTGTCGTTTGGAAATCGCCGAAGGCTCTGCGGGGAATTTTACGGAAATTGTTCCATATCAAGGCATAACCGGAAAAGGCAGTTCATAGGATGGGACATGAACTGCCGGGAAAGGAAGGAAGCCTTCATGGAACTGGAACTGAAAAAAGCGTGCCTGGACGCATATGAGACAGGCGGAGAGCTGGTACTGACGCAAGAGGAGACCGCAGAAACCATTGTTCCGGATTATTGTCCGGATATTGCCCGTGTGATTGAAACAGAGGGCAAAGTGTACATACACAGCCGGGAGCTGCGGGACGGAAAGGCAGAGGTATCCGGCACTGTACGGGTGACAGTGCTGTATACCCCTGATGGAGAGGGCGGCATCCGCACCCTGGAATTTGCCATGCCCTTTACGGTAGAGAGCGATGGCAGGGGACTGGCTGGCTGTACTTGTCTGACAGCAGAAACAGAACCGGAATTCATAGAGACCAGGATGTTGAATCCCAGAAAGATTTTCACCCATTGTAAGCTTGTCACAAGGCTCACTGCCTACCAAAAAGCGCAGCTGTCCTTTTGTACAGATGTAGAGGCCGAGGCGGCCTTTTGCGTGGAGAAGCGGCAGGAGCAGCAGCATGTCATTTTATTATCACAGATAGCAGAAAAGGATTTTACCTTTACAGAGTCGATGAGCCTTTCTCCTGGCAGAGATGGTGCGGCGGAGCTGCTCTCAGGCCAGGTGGGAAGCAGCGTGACAGAGAGTAAAATCGTTGGAAACAAGCTGATTTTCAAGGGACTTTTCACGGTCACACTTCTGTATCGAACGACAGATGGAAGATATTGCTCCACCACTGGAGAATTGCCTTTTTCTCAGATCATGGAGGTGGAAGGCGCAGCCGAGGGAGCGGCAGCGTCACTGCAACTGCAGCTGACTGGAACAGATCTTCAAATTGACGGGGACGATCCGGAGGGACGTCAGATTGCCGTGACGCTTTACCTCCATGCTACCGCTCTGCTGCGGGTGGAGCAGGAGTTGACGCTGCTGAATGATTTGTACTCCACGGCGCATGATCTGACCTATGAGGCGGCACCACTGAACCTGACCAGCTTTTTTGAGACCACGAACCGCCGACAGACTGTGCGGGAGGTGCTGGAGATCGGCGTAGTGGCGGAGTCTATTCTGGAGCTGACCGTCAACTGTGGCGCGGTTTCCGTCAGTCGGGAGGGAGAGATGGCGGTCTTGCGTACCGCCGCCGCAATTCGGGCGCTATATTTGGATGAGGGCGGCGTTCCGCTGGTAGCGGAGCGAAGTGTGGACGTCACATGCCAGATGGAGCTTCCAGAGGACTGCCGCATGACTGCTAGGGCTGTGTGCACGGAGGAAGTCCAGGGAAGCCTGGGAGACCGGGGAATTGAGGTACGCTTCCCGGTAGATTTCCGGGTAGAGGCGGCTAATCGCGCCAAACGGGTGTGCATCTCCACTGCAAAGCTGGACACAGAGACAACCAGGGATCTGGCAGGAACTCCGTCTCTGGTGCTGCGGTGTCTGGGACAGCAGGAGAGTGCCTGGGACCTGGCCAAGAGCTACAACACGACAATTGCTGCCATCTTATCTGCCAACCAGCTGGAGTCCGAGGCGGAGATTCCCCATGAGACTCTGCTGCTGATCCCAAGAAAGAGAGCATAAAACCGCAATTAGAGCACCACAAAAACAGGCAAATGCAGGTATACATAAAGTTTTTGTGCATCATTTCCGGCTTTCCCCGCAAGGGGGCGCATTCTGTTTTTGATATGCGTTTGCATAGTAAAGAAAGAGAGCTGCTGCGTATTCCGCAGCAGCTCTCTGTTCAATTTTCCGCATATCGAGCCAGAAATTGGCGGGTTCGTTCCTCCTTGGGATGGTCAATGACTTCCCTCGGATCGCCTTGTTCCACAATTACGCCGCCATCCATGAAAATTACCTGATCCGCAACATCCCGGGCAAAGGACATCTCATGGGTAACGATGATCATGGTGGTTTTTTGCTCTGCCAAAGAGCGAATCACCTTCAGCACTTCGCCGGTGAGCTCCGGGTCCAGGGCCGAGGTAGGTTCGTCAAAGCACAGGATATCCGGATGCAGCGCCAAAGCCCGGGCAATGGCCACCCGCTGCTGCTGTCCGCCGGAGAGCTGGTGGGGATAGTGATCTGCTCGGTCGGCAAGGCCCATCTGGGCCAGCAGTTCCCGTCCGGCGGACTCAATGTCCCGGTGGCTCTCGCCGCCCCGCTCCTTGGCTTGCAGCTCCCGGGCCAGGGTCACATTTTTCAGAGCTGTGTACTGAGGAAAGAGGTTGAAGCTCTGGAACACCAGACCAAAATGGAGCCGTTTCTTACGAATCTCATTCTCCAGCTGAGTCTGAGGGTCCGCGGCGTTGAAGAGCAGCTCTCCGCCCACGGAAATGCTACCGTGATCGGGTTTTTCCAAGAAATTCAGGCAACGCAGCAAGGTGGTCTTGCCGCTGCCGGAGGAGCCGATGATGGAGAGTGCCTGCCCCTTCTCCAGGGAGAAGGAAATATCGGTCAATACCTGGGTCGCGCCAAAGCGCTTTTCGATATGCTGAACTTCCAACAATGCCATGGCGAATCTCCTTATACCCGAAAATAATCCAGCTTTTTCTCAGTGCGGCTTAGCGCCACGGTGACAATGCCGTTGAACACCAGAAAAAAGACACCGGCATAGAACAGGGGCCAGATCATGGCCTTGTTGCCAAATTCCTTGGCCATGGCAATGATTTCCTTCACCATGATGAAGTTGGCCAGAGAGGTATCCTTAATGAGTGTGATGACCTCGTTGCCCATAGGCGGCACAATGCGCTTGATCACCTGCAGGAGTGTAACCTTGAAAAAGATCTGAGACTTCGTCATGCCAAGCACTTGACCTGCTTCCCGCTGTCCTAGGGGAACCCCCTGGATGCCACCCCGGAAAATCTCGGAAAAGTATGCCGCGTAATTTAAAACGAAGGCCAGACAGGCCGCTGTCATCCGGGAGAGCATGTGGCCGGGATTCAGAAAACCGGGCAGATAGTAGACGATGGCCAGTTGTAACATCAGGGGCGTGGAGCGCATGAGGTATACATACAGCTTGGAAAGGGCGCTGACAGGCCGAATCCGGCTCATGGTGCCAAAGGACAGCAGCAGCCCCAGCGGCAGCGCCAGCAGCAGCGTGACGATAAAAATTTGGCAGTTGAGCAGAAAGCTCTTCCCCAGCATCAGATTGACGGTTTGGAAATCCATATCTCTTCTCCATACAGACAAAGGCAGGGCAGAAAGGAGATGCCTCCTCTCTGCGCCTGCGTATTGTGAATGCGATGATTACTGGTTGGCCAGCAGCAGCTCGGCAAGGCCGTATTTCTCAGCCAAAGTGTTCAGGGTACCGTCGTCGATTAGAGCTTGGATGGCAGCGTTCACTTTCTCGGCGGCGGTAGAATCCTTCCGGAAACCGATACCGTACTCCTCCACGGACAGCTGCAGATCGGGGATCACCGTCAGATCGGCGTAGTCGCCCTGACCCACCATGGCGTTGGCCAGTACAAAGTCCATGACCGCTGCATCAGCGGCACCGGTCTTGACCTCCAGCAGAGCGTCGGTCTGCTTGGTAACGGAGACATAGGTGGCCTGGGAGAGATTCTCATCCTCGGAGATGGCGGTCTCACCGGCGGAGCCGGCCTCAGCCTCTACGGTCTTGCCAACCAGATCTGCGGTGGTTGTATAGGTGTCGGCGTTGTCGGCCCGGATGACCACGACCTGGTAATTTTTAATGTAGGGGTCAGAAATGGTCAGGGCTTCCTCCAGCTCCGGCGTAATGGTCATGCCATTCCAGATGCAGTCGATGTTCTTGGACTCCAGCTCCATAACCTTACTGTCCCAGTTGATCTCCACGAACTCTGGTTCCACTCCCAGTTTTTCGCACACAGCGGTGGCAAACTCAGTTTCAAACCCCACAAACTCGCCATTGTCGTCCATATAGTTCATGGGTTCAAAATAGGTAAAGCCGATCTTCATGCTCCCATTGCCTTGAATATAAGCAAAGTCGTCATCGGCGGAAGGTTCCGCGGTGTCTTGACCGGCAGTGTCGCCAGAATCCTCATCCGTACTGCCGGTATCGCTGCCACAAGCGGCCAGGGATAATGTCATCATAGCTGCCAGCAGCAGTGCAAGTATTTTTTTCATATTCCATCCTCCAAAATCCGGGCGTCTTGCCCTTATTTAATACATTAGTAGTTTATCATGCTAAACCAAAAATGTAAATGCGGGAAAGGAATGAAGAGTGTAGAAAGAGAGATGCTGTTTTTGTGTGGTTTTTACAAAGAAAGACGGGCCGTCATACTTTGAAGGACTCGGACATAGAGTTGGAACAAGATCGGAAAAAGGACGGGATGAGTATGAACACCACGATCTATCAGAATATTGCAACCCGCACTGCGGGCGATATCTACATCGGCGTTGTGGGTCCGGTGCGCACCGGAAAATCCACATTCATCAAGCGGTTTATGGAGACTCAGGTGATCCCCAACATTGAAAATGTCTACCGCAAGGAACGAGCCCGGGATGAACTGCCGCAAAGCGGGTCTGGAAGGACCATCATGACAGCGGAGCCCAAATTTGTTCCCGAGGAGGCGGCGCAGATTCAGCTGGAGGGCGGCGCAGCCTTTTCCGTACGGCTGATTGACTGTGTGGGCTATATGGTGCGGGGTGCCATCGGACAGTATGAGGACGACGTGCCCAGAATGGTCACAACGCCCTGGTTTGACCATGAGATCCCCATGACGGAGGCGGCGGAGGTGGGGACCCGCAAGGTGATCGCTGAACACTCTACCATCGGCATCGTCATCACCACCGATGGAACCATTGCGGATATCCCGCGCGAGGACTATCTGGAAGCAGAGGAGCGGGTGATCCGGGAGCTCCAGGAGCTTGGAAAGCCTTTCATTGTCCTATTGAACTCAGCGGACCCGAAAGGAGATCGCGCCCAAGCCATTACCCGGGACATCATCTCCCGCTATGAGGTCAACTGCGTATCGGTCAACTGTCTGGAACTGGATGAAAGCGACGTGGCGGAAATCTTAAAGGCAGTTTTGTACGAGTTTCCCATGCAGGAACTGGATTTGTTCCTCCCGCCTTGGGTGGATGCCCTGCCGTCGGAGCATCCCCTCAAAGCTGGTCTCTATGATGCGATCCGGCAGGCCACTGTTCAGCTGCACCACATCCGGGAGGTGGAAGGCGTCATCTCCACCCTGGGGACCTGTGAAAACATCAGCGAGGCAAAGATCACGGCGATTGACCTTGGAACGGGCATTGCCTCAGCGGATCTGAGGCTTCCAAGAGAGCTCTTCTATCACACACTCTCTGAACAGTCCGGCTTCCAGATCAGTGATGACGGTGATCTGATGAGTCTGCTGACCCGTCTGGCGGCGGTCAAGGCGGAGTACGACAAGGTGGCCGGGGCACTGCAGGATGTGCGGGAAAAGGGATATGGTATTGTGGTGCCCGGTATTGACGAGCTCAAGCTGGAAGAGCCGGAGATCATGAAACAGGGCGGACGCTACGGCGTGCGGCTCAAGGCCAGCGCACCCAGCATCCACATGATCCGCGCGGATATTGAGAGCGCCGTCTCTCCCATCGTGGGCAATGAGAAGCAGTCCGAGGACATGGTGAACTATCTGCTGCAGGAATTTGAGGGTGACACCAGTAAAATTTGGCAGTCCAATATTTTTGGACGCAGCTTCCATGAGTTGGTCAGCGACGACCTGCAAACCAAGCTTAAGCGCATGCCGGAGGATGCACAGAAAAAGCTCCAGGAAACACTTACCCGCATCATCAATGAGGGAAGCGGCGGGTTAATCTGCATTATTTTGTAATTTCTGAACCCCGGAGGCTGTAGTACGCGCTGCGTACTACAGCCCTTTTTTTGAGAAATTCATTCTCTCCGGCATATCCTGGGACGAGCCATCATAGATTGGAGTAACAAAAGAAAGGGGGAGCGTACCCTTGCAAAAGGATTTGAATTTCACACGCTATGAGGAGGCAGCGGCTATTTTGCCACTGCGCCTGCGAAAGCTGGCTCTGGCCTTGCCGGAGCAGCAAAAGGAGGAGGCGGAAGAATTCCGCCTCCGGGCCGGACAGCCCATGACTGTGCTGCTTCCAAGCGGAGAGGTGTCTTTGGAGGCAGAAGTGGAGCCGGAGGAGTTGGAAACACTCTGCGACCTAGCTACAGAGTTCTCTCGCTATGCGGCCGCAGAGACGCTGAAGGAGGGATACCTCTCGGTTCGGGGAGGGTTCCGCATAGGACTGTGCGGCACGGCGGTGATGAAAGAGGGCTCCAACACAAATCTGAAGCAATTTTCCTCCGCGGCAGTCCGTATTGCCCGAGAGCGGCGGGGAATTGCGGACGAGCTGCTTGCGCAACTCTTTCGCAGCGGAGAAATGGAGAGTACCCTGATTCTCTCTCCGCCGGGAGGCGGGAAGACGACCCTGCTGCGGGATTTAGTGCGGGGAGTGTCGGAGGGAGTTTCCCCCCATGGCCCTCGGAGGGTCGCACTCATTGACGAGCGGGGAGAGGTGGCTGTGATGTACCTCGGAAAGCCACAGATGGACGTGGGGCCGCACACGGATGTACTGGACGCATGCCCCAAGGCCCTGGGCATCCCTATTGTTCTGCGGGCAATGAATCCGCAGGTGATTGCCATGGATGAGATCACTGTAAAAGAGGATTTAAAAGCCGTGTCCCTGGCGGCGGGGTGCGGGGTGCGGATGCTGGCTACCATTCATGCCGGCAGCGTGGAGGAACTGCAGGAAAAGCCCCTGTACCGATCGCTGCTGGAGGATCAGATTTTCCGTTTGGCGATATGTATCAGCCGGGCGGGAGGTGAGCGGGTCTACCGCGTGGAGGAACTGCCATGCTGAGTCTCTTCGGTAGCCTTTTGATTTTGAGCGGCGGCCTTCTTGCCTGGCAGTGCCACCATGCGGATCGCCAACGGCGGAGAGATACGCTGAACGATTGTGTGACTGCCCTGGAGCATATGAGCGAGGAAATCCGCATGGCCAGGACGCCGCTTCCTCAGCTGATGGAAAAACTGGCACGGGACTGCCGTCCGGATGCTGCTGCACTTTTTCAGAAGGCGGCAAAAGCTGCCCGCCAGGGAGAGGCTCTGTCGGTGGTCTGGAAGCGTGGAGTAGAGACGTTGCCGCTGGATTCCAAGGATCAGGAGACGCTGATGGGGCTGGACCTCACCGGAGATGAGGAGAATTTGCGTAAAGGAATTTCCCTTGCTGTACATCGGCTGCAAAGCACAGCGGAGGAATGGGAGCGGCGGCGTCCGGATGAGGAAAAGCGGGCAGCGGCACTTTATTTTTCCGCGGCGGCACTGCTGGTCATTTTACTGATATGAGGGACAAGGCATGGATGTGGATCTGATTTTTAAGATCGCCGCCATTGGCATTCTGGTGGCGGTATTGAACCAGCTGCTGGTGCGTTCCGGCCGGGAGGAACAGGCTATGATGACTACTTTGGCAGGGTTGGTTGTGGTGTTGATGATGATGGTACAGGAGATCAGCGACCTCTTCAACCTCATCAAGACGCTGTTTCAGTTTTAAGTATGGAGCAGGTCTTCCAGGTGACGGCTCTTTGCCTGGTCGGTGCACTGCTGGCCGTGGTAGTGCGGCGGGGAAGTCCGGAAATGGCCCTGCTGTTGGCGCTGGGAGCTGTGGTAGTGGTTCTGTTGTCCCTGGCTGGAACTGTGGAGGAACTACTATCATTTTTCAATGAGCTGGGAGAGCGGAGCGGCATCTCTCAGCAGCTGCTGATCCCACTCTATAAAACAGTGGGAATCGCCCTGGTTGTAAAGGTGGGGGGAGAGCTGTGCAGGGACGCAGGGGAATCCGCCTTGGCGGCGGTGGTAGAGACTGCAGGGGCCGCCTGTGCATTGCTGGCGGCGCTGCCACTGCTGCGAGCCGTTCTGTCGCTGCTGTTGGAGTTCATCGAATGAAAAGACTCATTTTGTTAGTGGGACTGCTGATGCTTTTGACCTTGGATGTATATGCAACTGAGCTGCCGGATGATTTGAAGGATGCACTGCCGGAGAGTGCAGAAGAACTGATGAAGGATGAGAAAAATTTGGATTTTTCCGATGCGGATGGACTCACAGAGGGCATTGCCCTGATTCTGAAGCATCTCCAGAATCAATTTGGAGATATTCTGCGCCAGCGGCTTCAGGGTGCAGTGTCAGTCTTGCTGGTGGTGGTACTCTGTGCTGCGCTGGAGAACACTGGCGGAAAACAACCGTTATTTTTGTCCATGGCAGGTGCACTGTCGATCACGGTACTGACAGCGGGAAGCCTGGATATGTTGATTGGTCTGGGTGCAGAGACGATCCAAGAGCTGAACCTGTTTTCCAAAGCATTGCTTCCCACCCTGGCGGCAGCCACGGCGGCTTCTGGGGCTATCACGACAGCCACCTTCCAGCAGGTGAGTACAGTGTTTTTCGCAGACCTGCTGATGAACCTGATCAACGGTCTTTTAATGCCGATGGTCTATCTTTACATCGGAGCGATGACAGCAGGCGCATGTATGTCGGAAAGCCGTCTGTGGACCATCGCGGAGGGGTTGAAAAAAGCGATTACATGGATTTTGACCAGCTCTCTGTTACTTTTTACAGTGTATCTCTCTGTGGTACGGGTCATTTCCGGCGCTGTGGACGGAACGACCGTGAAGGTAGCAAAAACGGCTATTTCAGGCGTGGTGCCTGTGGTGGGCGGTATTATCGCTGAGGCATCGGAAACAGTGCTCTTGGGTGCCGGCATGCTGCGAAATACCATCGGTATTTTTGGGATGTTAGCCATTCTAGCGGCCTGCGCATATCCCTTTTTGCAGCT
Above is a genomic segment from Pusillibacter faecalis containing:
- a CDS encoding Stp1/IreP family PP2C-type Ser/Thr phosphatase; this encodes MQVWGVTDIGLVRKENQDAYLVRESGGHTICVVCDGMGGAAGGRLASQIATETFVDELERLLAPGMEPEQLLSVSARAVFAANQAVREAAAESEAYQNMGTTLVAAVSYAGGTVVTNVGDSRAYHVTREGITRVTKDHSLVERMVDRGDITAEEARRHPSRNLITRALGPDADAQCDGYICPMESGEYLLLCTDGLVNTVTDQEMLFEVIHGAEPDTSLDRMLEIAKKQGAPDNVTAVLMRKL
- the rlmN gene encoding 23S rRNA (adenine(2503)-C(2))-methyltransferase RlmN, producing the protein MIDLKSMTLEELSGFLRSMGEPAFRGRQVFTWLHKGVSSFDEMSNLSKALREKLKEQCILTVPRVAKKQVSARDGTIKYLWQMADGNCVESVLMRYHHGNTVCISSQVGCRMGCAFCASTIAGKVRNLTPAEMLDQVLFTQQDSGAEVSNIVLMGIGEPMDNLDNVLRFLELVNHPDGINIGMRHISLSTCGVIPGIARLAELGLQLTLSISLHAPDSETRSKIMPVNRAYDVEALFAACHEYFRKTGRRISFEYAMIDGVNDHDWQADLIAKRLRGMPGHVNLIPLNEVTESPFRPSRRMAAFQKQLEAQGITATVRRSLGGDIDASCGQLRRRAMEEEKKGEQGCKFGV
- the pknB gene encoding Stk1 family PASTA domain-containing Ser/Thr kinase, yielding MDQYIGKMLDNRYEILERIGTGGMAVVYKAKCHRLNRLVAVKILKSDLAQDEDFRRRFNAESQAVAQLSHPNIVSVYDVSRGGDTEYIVMELIDGITLKQYMEKRGQLNWRETLHFITQIMRGLSHAHSRGIVHRDIKPQNIMVLRDGSVKVADFGIACLENAAQTLTQEALGSVHYISPEQARGDRIDARSDIYSAGVVLYEMLTGRLPFEGDSAVSVAIQHLSSIPLAPREINKDIPEQLELICMKAMAPDLERRYHDAEAMIADLEAFRKNPGVNLDFELSDLRPEDADEPTQALRTSAVRSGAAAVHRSAPPRERRREYDDYEEPPHRSKKQTALIALAAVLATVLAVTLIRSILGSFTGVTDQYEVQNLVGLTVREAQEKEGVKDIFEVREVGSEFSAEYDAGLIVRQSPDAGEQRKGEGLVIEVWVSAGEDVGAMIDVTGKTEAEARIALRELKDQYDLTIEALEEDQKYDDMDAGKVISTTPAEGEPLKEGDTVYLVLSKGPEPVTVPVLTGLDIETVLAQADQVGLHYTVTEEYNEQAKGIILDQDPVAKTEVPKGSEVKLVVSKGPENSDGGNSWSPGTDIVNFPLPSNKAEGYLKVFQDGGLIFQGTVDCTLGNYSREISASGETHIVAYLDDEVIYDKIITIDPYYD
- the rsgA gene encoding ribosome small subunit-dependent GTPase A — protein: MTRSSRLTPIMTEGRIQKALSGFYYVDTGHEIVTCRARGKFRREGISPLVGDRVEIQEVGNGEGVVETILPRRNAFVRPAVANIDQMVVVASGAIPRTDPFLIDRVAAIAALMGCDVLVLLNKCDLDRADELYQTYQAAGFPTLRISAETGEGLEDLPPLIAGKLSAFTGNSGVGKSSVLNALDPGFSLQVGEVSDALGRGRHTTRHVELYRLSCGAEVVDSPGFSSFETTELNLELKRRLPETFLEFAPYLDRCRFQGCSHTKEQGCAVREALRAGKIQKSRYASYLRLYEELKPLRDWQEAKRAKGRSI